In Lentilitoribacter sp. Alg239-R112, the following proteins share a genomic window:
- a CDS encoding helix-turn-helix transcriptional regulator has product METLATRVRQRRNELKLSQTALANLVGVKQQAIQKVESGQTERPRFILELARALQTTPEELSDFNGGIVSDFNRSNLAQNDEELILEICQDLASDIATEIDGITQDPQAFGKVFRDLLKNRLDEHRNNNNRAYEDSNVIRFAIRSISGQ; this is encoded by the coding sequence AAAACTATCGCAAACCGCCTTGGCAAATCTCGTTGGAGTGAAACAACAGGCGATCCAAAAGGTTGAATCCGGACAAACTGAAAGACCGCGCTTCATTTTAGAGTTAGCAAGAGCGTTGCAAACGACCCCCGAAGAACTGTCTGACTTCAATGGTGGAATTGTATCTGATTTCAACCGATCTAATCTTGCGCAAAATGATGAAGAGCTCATACTTGAAATTTGTCAAGATTTAGCAAGCGACATAGCCACGGAAATAGATGGAATCACTCAAGACCCGCAAGCATTTGGCAAAGTATTCAGAGATTTACTAAAAAACCGGCTAGACGAACATCGAAACAATAATAATAGAGCTTACGAAGATTCAAATGTAATCAGATTTGCTATTCGTTCAATTTCAGGGCAATAA
- a CDS encoding GNAT family N-acetyltransferase: MFVTQATSDDVQSIARIHRKCWKDVYKFIPKEIHDARSLKFRLKQWNRVVESPLDGERLFSLHEKTAKIVGFTYCKPNDDPDLDIVSELHATYILKEYRGGISGPLLWRSGLGYAHKLGKVPIGFWAFDDNKAAIGYRFWGWKGVVKRDRNINGVKIPETGYVHPNIDSFLERLDEFIALKLNE; the protein is encoded by the coding sequence ATGTTTGTAACTCAAGCAACTAGTGACGATGTTCAATCAATCGCTCGGATACATAGAAAATGCTGGAAGGATGTTTACAAATTCATACCTAAAGAAATTCACGACGCAAGATCGCTTAAATTTAGACTAAAGCAATGGAACAGAGTGGTTGAAAGCCCACTGGATGGGGAGAGGTTGTTTTCTCTACATGAAAAAACCGCTAAGATTGTTGGCTTCACATACTGCAAACCTAATGATGACCCTGATTTAGATATAGTTTCAGAGCTGCATGCAACATACATTTTGAAAGAGTATAGAGGTGGAATTTCTGGACCGTTATTGTGGCGATCCGGTTTAGGCTACGCCCACAAATTAGGAAAGGTTCCAATTGGGTTTTGGGCATTCGATGATAACAAAGCCGCTATTGGTTATAGGTTTTGGGGTTGGAAAGGTGTTGTGAAGCGTGATCGCAATATAAATGGTGTTAAAATACCAGAAACAGGTTACGTACACCCCAACATAGATAGTTTTTTAGAGAGACTTGATGAGTTTATTGCCCTGAAATTGAACGAATAG